In Moorena sp. SIOASIH, the following proteins share a genomic window:
- a CDS encoding glycosyltransferase family 4 protein, which translates to MKVLHINQSDISGGAAIAGYRLHQGLLGQGADSRLLVWRLKTSSDRVDSAPRLAILDKLTAPITQQLGLYYINKLGTFNIPKHSFYKNADVLNFHVLHGASSGFFNYLAIPSLTKRKPAVFTFHDMWSFTGHCAYSYDCDRWKSGCGKCPDLDTYPAIPKDNTHIEWKLKNWAYSHSNLTIVTPSRWLCEQAKQSMLNRFGIHHIPYGINTEVYQPLESKQCKSVLGIPTSKKVLMFAATNLAENRKGGDLLLKALQSLPQSLKAETVVLTFGSGGETIAETVGMPALNLGYASNDRFKAIAYSAADLFLFPTRADNLPLVLQESMACGTPMVSFKIGGVPDLVRPGITGYLAQPEDIQDFCNGIVQLLEDKHLRESMAQQCRAIALEEYSLELQAQRYIDLYHQVLQKNSAAPRE; encoded by the coding sequence ATGAAAGTCCTACATATCAATCAGTCTGATATTTCTGGGGGAGCCGCGATCGCAGGCTACCGACTCCATCAAGGTTTGCTGGGTCAAGGCGCAGACTCACGCTTGTTAGTCTGGAGGCTCAAAACTAGTAGTGATCGCGTAGATTCTGCTCCCCGTTTAGCCATTCTAGATAAACTAACTGCCCCGATTACCCAACAACTAGGACTCTACTATATTAATAAACTGGGCACCTTTAATATTCCTAAGCACAGCTTTTACAAAAACGCCGATGTCCTCAATTTTCATGTCCTTCATGGTGCCAGTAGTGGATTCTTTAACTATCTAGCAATCCCTTCATTAACTAAACGTAAACCTGCTGTGTTTACTTTCCATGATATGTGGAGCTTTACTGGACATTGTGCTTATAGCTATGACTGCGATCGCTGGAAAAGTGGTTGTGGCAAGTGTCCCGATCTAGATACCTACCCAGCTATTCCAAAAGATAACACTCATATAGAGTGGAAGCTAAAAAACTGGGCTTATAGTCACTCAAACTTAACAATTGTCACTCCCAGTCGCTGGCTTTGTGAGCAAGCTAAGCAAAGTATGCTCAACCGCTTTGGGATTCACCATATTCCATATGGTATTAATACCGAAGTCTATCAGCCTCTCGAATCCAAACAGTGCAAATCTGTACTCGGCATTCCCACGTCCAAAAAAGTTCTGATGTTTGCAGCAACAAACTTAGCAGAGAACCGCAAGGGCGGCGATTTGCTCTTGAAAGCGTTGCAAAGTCTACCCCAGTCCCTCAAGGCTGAAACTGTAGTGCTAACGTTTGGTAGTGGTGGCGAAACCATTGCTGAGACTGTTGGCATGCCAGCATTGAATCTTGGTTATGCCAGCAATGATCGCTTTAAAGCCATTGCCTATTCTGCTGCTGATTTGTTTCTTTTCCCCACCCGTGCGGACAATCTTCCCTTGGTGCTGCAAGAGAGTATGGCTTGTGGTACACCCATGGTGTCTTTCAAAATCGGCGGCGTTCCCGATTTGGTACGTCCTGGTATTACTGGTTACTTAGCTCAACCAGAGGATATTCAAGATTTCTGTAATGGCATTGTGCAGCTACTAGAAGACAAACATCTACGGGAAAGCATGGCACAACAGTGTCGTGCTATTGCTTTAGAAGAATACTCACTCGAACTGCAAGCCCAGCGATATATCGACCTATATCATCAGGTCTTACAAAAGAATAGCGCTGCGCCCAGGGAATAG